Proteins encoded together in one Tripterygium wilfordii isolate XIE 37 chromosome 14, ASM1340144v1, whole genome shotgun sequence window:
- the LOC120015033 gene encoding E3 ubiquitin-protein ligase WAV3-like isoform X2 → MKICAICLRTLRSGHGEAIFTAECSHTYHFNCITENIVHGNLRCPICRAEWKEIPFQAPSNVPDLRHNNFGRAGVSPYNGSPVDVYASGARHDPLPSNPPHLEPDIFSDDEALPTITAAPDSSCNSRAITLKAFPEYEAVSTSDFVSKFAVLVRITAPPLHNDAQCLNRAPVDLVLVLDLSGSMSSKLSLLKRAVHFIIQNLGPSDRLSLVTFSSTAKRILPLRRMSDSGREDAINAVNRLYCCGGTNIVEGLKKGIRVLEERRERNPVASITLLSDGKDTYSLSSKNQCNSEHNLDSSNPSQKLDYVKLLLASICCSNAASRDESQQPIIPVHTFGFGSQHDSTTMHAIADASSGTFSFIESIDILQDAFARCIGGLLSVVAQDVRITIKSVSPGVNIGSIPSGRYKSEIIDQGQQGVVDIENLYADEEKDFLIYLSIPVSSNVEGEQGSKPLSLLDLCCSHKSCVSMETVQVEGERVHILRPSFLSPMDKIVCLEVDRQKNRLLVAEAIANAQAMAELRDLDGAQAVLAEQRSALSTSASAQAGDALCNWLEAELREIQERMTSVQLYEQTGRAYALSGLSSHSWQRATTRGQTVIISGHGGNSNTNTTTSYETPSMVSMVSKSQVINLAHGAQSRRLNKSSSLSQTC, encoded by the exons ATG AAAATATGTGCTATATGCTTGAGGACCCTGAGATCAGGACATGGCGAAGCTATTTTCACCGCTGAGTGTTCCCACACATACCACTTCAATTGCATCACGGAGAACATTGTACATGGAAATCTCCGGTGTCCCATTTGTCGAGCTGAATGGAAAGAGATCCCATTTCAAGCCCCTTCTAATGTGCCTGACCTGCGACATAATAACTTTGGGCGGGCTGGAGTGTCTCCCTATAATGGCTCTCCTGTAGATGTCTATGCTTCTGGAGCCCGTCATGACCCGTTACCATCAAATCCACCCCACCTAGAGCCTGATATCTTCTCAGATGATGAAGCACTCCCAACTATCACTGCAGCCCCCGACTCAAGCTGCAACTCTCGGGCTATTACTCTTAAGGCCTTTCCAGAATATGAAGCTGTTTCTACTTCAGATTTTGTATCTAAGTTTGCTGTTCTTGTGCGTATTACGGCACCACCACTTCACAATGATGCTCAGTGCCTCAATCGTGCACCCGTTGACCTTGTCTTGGTGCTGGACCTTAGTGGCAGCATGAGTAGCAAGCTTTCACTTCTCAAGCGGGCTGTCCACTTCATTATACAAAATTTGGGCCCTTCAGATCGACTTTCACTTGTGACATTCTCTTCGACAGCTAAAAGAATTTTGCCCCTCCGAAGAATGTCTGACTCTGGCCGTGAAGATGCCATTAATGCAGTAAATCGTCTTTATTGCTGTGGGGGTACTAATATTGTTGAAGGACTCAAGAAAGGGATTCGGGTTCTGGAAGAAAGGCGTGAACGCAATCCAGTTGCAAGCATTACCCTCCTGTCTGATGGGAAGGACACATACTCCCTTAGTTCCAAAAACCAATGCAACAGTGAGCATAATCTGGATTCTTCAAATCCAAGTCAGAAATTGGATTATGTGAAACTATTGCTTGCTTCCATTTGTTGCAGCAACGCAGCATCCAGAGATGAGTCCCAACAACCAATAATCCCAGTTCACACTTTTGGTTTTGGTTCTCAACATGATTCCACCACAATGCATGCTATAGCTGATGCATCGAGTggcacattttcttttattgagtCCATTGACATATTACAAGATGCTTTTGCAAGATGCATTGGTGGCTTGCTCAGTGTTGTGGCTCAAGACGTCAGAATCACAATCAAGTCTGTATCACCTGGAGTTAACATTGGATCTATACCTTCAGGAAGATATAAGAGTGAAATTATTGATCAAGGACAGCAAGGTGTTGTTGACATTGAAAATTTATATGCAGATGAGGAGAAAGATTTTCTGATTTATCTTTCTATTCCTGTATCTTCTAATGTTGAAGGCGAGCAAGGGTCAAAACCCTTGTCTTTGCTGGATTTGTGCTGTTCACACAAAAGTTGTGTTTCCATGGAGACGGTACAGGTGGAAGGTGAGAGAGTTCATATATTACGACCCTCGTTTTTATCTCCTATGGACAAGATAGTATGCTTAGAGGTTGATCGGCAGAAAAATCGTCTCTTGGTGGCAGAAGCTATTGCAAATGCACAAGCAATGGCTGAATTGAGAGATTTAGATGGTGCTCAGGCTGTGCTGGCAGAGCAGAGATCAGCCCTATCAACTTCAGCATCAGCGCAAGCAGGGGATGCTCTCTGCAATTGGCTTGAAGCTGAGCTACGAGAAATTCAAGAAAGGATGACAAGTGTCCAATTGTATGAGCAAACAGGGCGTGCATATGCACTTTCAGGGTTGAGCTCACACTCCTGGCAGCGAGCCACAACTAGGGGTCAGACTGTCATTATTAGTGGGCATGGTGGGAACTCAAATACAAACACAACAACAAGCTATGAAACACCTTCTATGGTTAGCATGGTGTCAAAGTCACAGGTTATCAACCTTGCACATGGTGCGCAATCACGTCGACTGAACAAGTCGAGCAGCTTGAGTCAAACATGTTAG
- the LOC120015033 gene encoding E3 ubiquitin-protein ligase WAV3-like isoform X1, producing MAAMLRKLKKFLSFRSTSKADPNRAQATAEPDDNVGSSALRRARSSASTSSFTSRLSRSFSLLPSKKICAICLRTLRSGHGEAIFTAECSHTYHFNCITENIVHGNLRCPICRAEWKEIPFQAPSNVPDLRHNNFGRAGVSPYNGSPVDVYASGARHDPLPSNPPHLEPDIFSDDEALPTITAAPDSSCNSRAITLKAFPEYEAVSTSDFVSKFAVLVRITAPPLHNDAQCLNRAPVDLVLVLDLSGSMSSKLSLLKRAVHFIIQNLGPSDRLSLVTFSSTAKRILPLRRMSDSGREDAINAVNRLYCCGGTNIVEGLKKGIRVLEERRERNPVASITLLSDGKDTYSLSSKNQCNSEHNLDSSNPSQKLDYVKLLLASICCSNAASRDESQQPIIPVHTFGFGSQHDSTTMHAIADASSGTFSFIESIDILQDAFARCIGGLLSVVAQDVRITIKSVSPGVNIGSIPSGRYKSEIIDQGQQGVVDIENLYADEEKDFLIYLSIPVSSNVEGEQGSKPLSLLDLCCSHKSCVSMETVQVEGERVHILRPSFLSPMDKIVCLEVDRQKNRLLVAEAIANAQAMAELRDLDGAQAVLAEQRSALSTSASAQAGDALCNWLEAELREIQERMTSVQLYEQTGRAYALSGLSSHSWQRATTRGQTVIISGHGGNSNTNTTTSYETPSMVSMVSKSQVINLAHGAQSRRLNKSSSLSQTC from the exons ATGGCTGCTATGCTGCGTAAATTGAAGAAATTTCTCTCATTCAGGTCCACCTCAAAAGCTGATCCCAATCGTGCTCAAGCCACCGCCGAACCCGACGATAATGTCGGTTCATCCGCGTTGCGCCGCGCACGTTCATCGGCTTCCACTTCCTCCTTCACATCTCGTCTCTCCCGCAGCTTCAGCCTCCTGCCCTCTAAG AAAATATGTGCTATATGCTTGAGGACCCTGAGATCAGGACATGGCGAAGCTATTTTCACCGCTGAGTGTTCCCACACATACCACTTCAATTGCATCACGGAGAACATTGTACATGGAAATCTCCGGTGTCCCATTTGTCGAGCTGAATGGAAAGAGATCCCATTTCAAGCCCCTTCTAATGTGCCTGACCTGCGACATAATAACTTTGGGCGGGCTGGAGTGTCTCCCTATAATGGCTCTCCTGTAGATGTCTATGCTTCTGGAGCCCGTCATGACCCGTTACCATCAAATCCACCCCACCTAGAGCCTGATATCTTCTCAGATGATGAAGCACTCCCAACTATCACTGCAGCCCCCGACTCAAGCTGCAACTCTCGGGCTATTACTCTTAAGGCCTTTCCAGAATATGAAGCTGTTTCTACTTCAGATTTTGTATCTAAGTTTGCTGTTCTTGTGCGTATTACGGCACCACCACTTCACAATGATGCTCAGTGCCTCAATCGTGCACCCGTTGACCTTGTCTTGGTGCTGGACCTTAGTGGCAGCATGAGTAGCAAGCTTTCACTTCTCAAGCGGGCTGTCCACTTCATTATACAAAATTTGGGCCCTTCAGATCGACTTTCACTTGTGACATTCTCTTCGACAGCTAAAAGAATTTTGCCCCTCCGAAGAATGTCTGACTCTGGCCGTGAAGATGCCATTAATGCAGTAAATCGTCTTTATTGCTGTGGGGGTACTAATATTGTTGAAGGACTCAAGAAAGGGATTCGGGTTCTGGAAGAAAGGCGTGAACGCAATCCAGTTGCAAGCATTACCCTCCTGTCTGATGGGAAGGACACATACTCCCTTAGTTCCAAAAACCAATGCAACAGTGAGCATAATCTGGATTCTTCAAATCCAAGTCAGAAATTGGATTATGTGAAACTATTGCTTGCTTCCATTTGTTGCAGCAACGCAGCATCCAGAGATGAGTCCCAACAACCAATAATCCCAGTTCACACTTTTGGTTTTGGTTCTCAACATGATTCCACCACAATGCATGCTATAGCTGATGCATCGAGTggcacattttcttttattgagtCCATTGACATATTACAAGATGCTTTTGCAAGATGCATTGGTGGCTTGCTCAGTGTTGTGGCTCAAGACGTCAGAATCACAATCAAGTCTGTATCACCTGGAGTTAACATTGGATCTATACCTTCAGGAAGATATAAGAGTGAAATTATTGATCAAGGACAGCAAGGTGTTGTTGACATTGAAAATTTATATGCAGATGAGGAGAAAGATTTTCTGATTTATCTTTCTATTCCTGTATCTTCTAATGTTGAAGGCGAGCAAGGGTCAAAACCCTTGTCTTTGCTGGATTTGTGCTGTTCACACAAAAGTTGTGTTTCCATGGAGACGGTACAGGTGGAAGGTGAGAGAGTTCATATATTACGACCCTCGTTTTTATCTCCTATGGACAAGATAGTATGCTTAGAGGTTGATCGGCAGAAAAATCGTCTCTTGGTGGCAGAAGCTATTGCAAATGCACAAGCAATGGCTGAATTGAGAGATTTAGATGGTGCTCAGGCTGTGCTGGCAGAGCAGAGATCAGCCCTATCAACTTCAGCATCAGCGCAAGCAGGGGATGCTCTCTGCAATTGGCTTGAAGCTGAGCTACGAGAAATTCAAGAAAGGATGACAAGTGTCCAATTGTATGAGCAAACAGGGCGTGCATATGCACTTTCAGGGTTGAGCTCACACTCCTGGCAGCGAGCCACAACTAGGGGTCAGACTGTCATTATTAGTGGGCATGGTGGGAACTCAAATACAAACACAACAACAAGCTATGAAACACCTTCTATGGTTAGCATGGTGTCAAAGTCACAGGTTATCAACCTTGCACATGGTGCGCAATCACGTCGACTGAACAAGTCGAGCAGCTTGAGTCAAACATGTTAG